One window of Quercus robur chromosome 12, dhQueRobu3.1, whole genome shotgun sequence genomic DNA carries:
- the LOC126708575 gene encoding probable carbohydrate esterase At4g34215: MVLPFFFLLLIVTQAWSVRPQQLQQQSKNIFILAGQSNMAGRGGVVNNTITGIVTWDGIVPPQCSPNPSILKLSANLTWVLAHESLDSDIDFNKINGVGPGMAFANYVLGKDPNFGIIGLVPCAVGGTKISLWEKGTFLYKQMMKRAQASVQNGGTIQALLWYQGESDTESQEDAKSYRAKLKKFFLDVRDDLQSPMLPIIQVALASGSGPYIEIVREAQMGIDLLNLRTIDAKDLPLEPDNLHLTTAAQVQLGKMFADTFLKFLPSGPIVSPIGSSAPRNSSNFVVNILIAPLLLCIRMILTNIV; encoded by the exons ATggttcttccttttttcttcttactCCTCATTGTGACTCAAGCCTGGTCAGTGAGACCCCAACAACTCCAAcaacaaagcaaaaacatatTCATCTTAGCAGGACAAAGCAACATGGCCGGACGTGGAGGCGTGGTTAACAACACCATTACCGGCATAGTCACATGGGATGGCATTGTCCCACCCCAGTGCTCTCCTAACCCCTCCATTCTCAAACTCAGTGCAAACCTGACGTGGGTTTTAGCCCATGAGTCTCTCGATTCGGATATTGATTTTAACAAGATTAATGGGGTTGGACCAGGCATGGCTTTTGCCAACTATGTGTTGGGTAAAGATCCCAATTTTGGGATCATTGGTCTGGTCCCTTGTGCCGTAGGAGGGACTAAGATAAGTCTGTGGGAAAAAGGGACTTTCCTTTACAAACAGATGATGAAGAGGGCTCAAGCTTCTGTGCAAAATGGTGGGACAATCCAGGCGCTTCTATGGTATCAAGGAGAAAGTGATACAGAGAGTCAAGAAGATGCCAAATCCTATAGAGCAAAATTGAAGAAGTTTTTCTTGGACGTCCGAGATGATTTGCAGTCTCCTATGCTCCCTATAATCCAG GTGGCTCTAGCATCAGGTTCAGGACCTTATATAGAGATTGTTAGAGAAGCTCAGATGGGAATTGACCTACTGAACCTGCGAACCATTGATGCCAAGGACCTGCCACTTGAACCGGATAACCTGCATCTAACCACAGCAGCGCAGGTTCAACTTGGGAAGATGTTCGCTGATACATTCCTTAAATTTCTACCCAGTGGTCCTATTGTGAGTCCTATTGGCAGTAGTGCACCTAGGAATTCTTCTAATTTTGTTGTTAACATTTTGATAGCTCCATTATTACTATGTATCAGAATGATCCTAACTAATATTGTCTAA